Proteins encoded within one genomic window of Sphingomonas sp. NBWT7:
- a CDS encoding AMP-binding protein yields the protein MIDGAMQDFPLTLDKFLTHAAKWHPQAEVVTAHDGGLARIGYAALHDRARAVSGVLADLGVTTGSRVATLAWNSQAHVEAWYAIMGMGAVCHTLNPRLTAAQLAAMAVQSQAKLLVASADLLPLARRVAERATGIARILVIDGMAEQDATATALEPLLSAAPRDIAWGDFPETAPSGLCFTSGTTGAPKGVTYTHRSSFLHTLRTLQADVMAISARDAVLTVVPMFHANAWGLPFAVPAAGGRLVLPGRHTDGASLARLIRAAEVTVGVGVPTVWLGLLEHLDATGETLPTLRRLIVGGAPMPPALMARLEARLGVAVQTSWGMTELSPSGTVAPPADPARRADVSGKPAIGVDLLLTDADGIALAEQRDVEGHLRVRGAAVVERYFGQDAPATDGNGWFATGDLARIDRAGNLIITGRAKDLIKSGGEWINPAEIEGIVGALPAVAQAAVIGRSDVKWGERPILLVELREPALTDADLLAPLHGRVAPWWVPDAVVRLPAMPLAPTGKIDKIRLRAEYGDA from the coding sequence ATGATCGACGGAGCGATGCAGGATTTTCCGCTGACGCTGGACAAGTTCCTGACCCACGCTGCCAAATGGCATCCGCAGGCCGAAGTCGTCACCGCCCACGACGGCGGCCTCGCGCGGATCGGTTATGCCGCGCTGCACGATCGCGCGCGCGCCGTCTCAGGTGTGCTCGCCGACTTGGGCGTCACCACCGGCAGCCGCGTCGCGACACTCGCGTGGAATAGCCAGGCGCACGTCGAGGCGTGGTACGCGATCATGGGCATGGGGGCGGTTTGCCACACGCTCAATCCCCGGCTCACCGCGGCGCAACTCGCCGCGATGGCGGTGCAATCACAGGCCAAACTGCTTGTCGCCAGCGCCGATCTGCTGCCACTCGCCCGCCGCGTTGCCGAACGCGCCACCGGCATCGCGCGTATCCTGGTAATCGACGGTATGGCGGAGCAAGACGCGACGGCAACCGCGCTCGAACCGCTCCTCTCGGCCGCACCGCGCGACATTGCCTGGGGCGATTTTCCGGAGACCGCACCGAGCGGGCTCTGCTTCACGTCGGGCACTACCGGTGCCCCGAAGGGGGTAACCTACACGCACCGATCGAGCTTTCTGCATACGCTGCGCACGCTGCAGGCCGACGTCATGGCGATCTCGGCGCGCGATGCGGTGCTCACCGTCGTGCCGATGTTCCACGCCAACGCCTGGGGGCTGCCATTCGCCGTTCCGGCCGCGGGCGGCCGCCTCGTCCTGCCCGGCCGCCATACCGACGGCGCGAGCCTTGCGCGGCTGATACGGGCGGCGGAGGTGACGGTGGGGGTAGGCGTACCTACCGTTTGGCTTGGCCTGCTCGAGCATCTGGACGCGACCGGCGAGACGCTGCCGACACTCCGGCGCCTGATCGTCGGCGGCGCGCCGATGCCGCCTGCACTGATGGCACGGCTCGAAGCGCGCCTTGGCGTCGCGGTACAAACCAGTTGGGGAATGACCGAACTCTCACCTTCGGGTACCGTCGCCCCACCCGCTGATCCTGCGCGCCGCGCCGACGTATCGGGCAAGCCGGCGATCGGGGTCGACCTTCTCCTTACCGATGCCGATGGCATAGCACTGGCCGAGCAGCGCGATGTGGAGGGGCATCTGCGCGTGCGCGGCGCGGCGGTGGTCGAGCGTTATTTCGGGCAGGACGCGCCAGCCACCGACGGTAACGGCTGGTTTGCCACCGGCGATCTCGCGCGGATCGATCGCGCCGGCAATCTCATCATCACCGGCCGGGCGAAGGACCTTATCAAATCGGGCGGCGAGTGGATCAACCCCGCCGAGATCGAGGGCATCGTCGGCGCACTTCCGGCCGTCGCACAGGCTGCGGTGATCGGCCGCAGCGACGTCAAATGGGGCGAGCGGCCGATCCTGTTGGTCGAATTGCGCGAACCCGCCCTCACCGACGCCGACCTGCTCGCGCCGCTGCACGGCCGTGTCGCGCCGTGGTGGGTACCCGACGCGGT